A genomic segment from Nicotiana sylvestris chromosome 1, ASM39365v2, whole genome shotgun sequence encodes:
- the LOC138891317 gene encoding uncharacterized protein, which translates to MRKSRSPVGWFQPGEARLLGTDLVQDALDKVKLIQERLRTTQSRQKSYTDRKVCDMSYMVREKVWLKVSPMKGVMRFGKKGKLSPRFIRPVEVLQRIEEVAYELALPPSLSSVHQVFHFYMLRKYIGDPSHVFAFNTVQLDGNLTYDVEPVAILGRQV; encoded by the coding sequence ATGAGGAAGTCtagatctccagtgggttggtttcagccgggtgaggctaggcttctgggtacagacttggttcaggatgcattggacaaggtaaaattgattcaggagcgacttcgcacgacgcagtcgagacaaaagagttatactgacaGAAAGGTCTGTGATATGTCTTACATGGTTAGAGAGAAGGTCtggctgaaggtttcacccatgaagggtgttatgagatttggaaagaagggcaagttgagccctcggtttaTCAGGCCggttgaggtgcttcagaggattgaggaggtggcttatgagcttgctttgccacctagcttatcgagtgtgcatcaaGTATTTCATTTTTATATGCTTAGGAAGTATATCGGCGACCCATCTCATGTTTTTgctttcaacacggttcagttggatggtaatttgacttatgatgtggagccggtggctattttggggcgtcaggtttga